A part of Olleya sp. Bg11-27 genomic DNA contains:
- a CDS encoding ATP-binding protein, with protein sequence MEKKIIVVPSHLIFDQTLNFINTFKNLREEREYVFDFKNLNRIDPFSLLCLSSEMAIFKKNNTNSKFSAKNFEHRTYEAHMGFFKSFGLNFGKTPGEANNNDNYIPITLYSVQEILEESRELMIPPGEFLTNKAEEISKVLTRNSNNELKEVLTYSIREIFRNIVEHSHTDTFGFCAQYLPSKNKVVFAVLDRGIGIKKSLTDNPKLNLNSDKEAISKSLEPGVSGKIYAGQKRKPKGEWANSGYGLYMTSNICKKGGLFFIASNTSGLLLGKDSSKEFEFNLTGTGLSLTINTNSIDKLNDMLKELRDIVPRKVKIKASKSSMNKS encoded by the coding sequence ATGGAAAAAAAAATCATTGTAGTCCCAAGTCATCTCATATTTGACCAAACACTAAATTTCATAAATACTTTCAAGAATTTAAGAGAAGAAAGAGAATACGTCTTTGATTTTAAAAACCTAAATAGAATTGACCCTTTTTCTCTTCTTTGCCTAAGTAGTGAGATGGCAATTTTTAAAAAGAATAATACTAATTCTAAGTTTTCTGCAAAAAATTTTGAACATAGAACTTACGAAGCTCATATGGGCTTTTTTAAATCTTTTGGTTTAAATTTTGGAAAAACACCTGGTGAAGCGAATAACAATGATAATTACATACCAATAACGCTATATTCAGTACAAGAAATTCTAGAAGAATCTCGAGAATTAATGATTCCACCTGGTGAATTTTTAACTAATAAAGCAGAAGAAATAAGTAAAGTACTAACAAGAAACTCTAATAATGAACTAAAGGAAGTATTGACCTATTCAATACGTGAAATTTTCAGAAATATTGTTGAGCATAGCCATACAGATACATTTGGATTTTGCGCACAATATTTACCAAGTAAAAACAAAGTTGTTTTTGCTGTATTAGATCGTGGAATTGGAATAAAAAAATCTTTAACTGATAATCCAAAACTAAATCTAAACTCTGACAAGGAAGCAATTTCAAAAAGCTTGGAACCAGGGGTTTCTGGTAAAATTTATGCAGGTCAAAAACGCAAACCAAAAGGTGAATGGGCTAATTCAGGTTATGGATTATATATGACCAGCAACATATGTAAGAAAGGAGGATTATTCTTTATAGCAAGTAATACAAGCGGACTTCTTTTAGGAAAGGATAGTTCAAAGGAATTTGAATTTAATCTAACAGGAACTGGACTCTCATTAACTATTAACACAAATTCAATTGACAAATTAAATGATATGCTAAAAGAATTAAGAGATATAGTACCTAGAAAAGTTAAAATTAAAGCGTCTAAATCAAGTATGAATAAAAGTTAA
- a CDS encoding acyl-CoA thioesterase codes for MYKKDFEIRWSDIDANRHLANSAYINYMSHTRTAFLQDHGFSLMALSKAGIGPVVFHEHVHYFKEAFLGQPITVSLEVSGLSEDGMFFKFDHNFYNSKGQNLAFCEIVGAWINLETRKLTGLSADLLEMANKFPKTEDFKILTKEDMRLHGRLPKDLKL; via the coding sequence ATGTACAAAAAGGATTTTGAAATTAGATGGAGTGATATTGATGCTAATAGACATTTAGCAAACTCTGCTTATATTAACTACATGTCTCATACTAGAACCGCTTTTTTACAAGACCATGGGTTTTCTTTAATGGCCTTAAGTAAGGCAGGTATTGGTCCAGTTGTTTTCCATGAGCATGTGCACTATTTTAAGGAAGCTTTTTTAGGACAGCCAATAACGGTTAGTTTAGAAGTGTCTGGTTTAAGTGAGGATGGGATGTTTTTTAAATTTGATCACAACTTTTATAATAGTAAAGGTCAAAATTTAGCATTTTGCGAAATTGTAGGCGCATGGATTAATTTAGAAACTAGAAAGCTGACAGGGTTATCTGCAGACTTATTAGAAATGGCTAATAAATTTCCGAAAACGGAAGACTTTAAAATTTTAACTAAAGAGGACATGCGCTTGCATGGACGTTTACCTAAGGATTTAAAACTTTAG
- a CDS encoding PepSY-associated TM helix domain-containing protein: MSNRNYNVFFNTHTVSGIVISVALYIIFFAGAFSLFKEEIGLWQEGTAESHTERKNIDYDNIFKILEKNYALTGRDLQLNLNEKSDKIHILLSKSKDALASDKVNKKEYFSVDIKSADTKGYVESYSLGEFIYRLHLFAQFPYIGIYLAGFVSLFFLFAIATGVIVHWKKIIANFYTFNPKNALKRVWTDAHTALGVIGLPFQFMFAVTGAYFCLSILVLVPANFLYGGDQGQLMADLRPERKTYEWVAKSEKEMPSFNAFAQTTANRWEDFHLTTGFVRNYGGTNMKYVITGQLTDNKSFTGTGRIVYNAYSGDIEEERDPHNLVYSEDIQRVISRLHFGDFGGLPMKFIYFILSLITCFVIVTGVLIYVEARNKKSNTLKQRRYTTKVGHIYMAICLSMFPVTALAFLFVKITNTYFVNKQTAIYSFFFVLWLLAILYFRFKRDNYYTNKVTLLSGAILGLLIPITSGIVSNNWIWTTYKNNQFEILSVDILWILLSITAFLVYLKIKPSIKDKSASSKNPIDYKNIKALKAEDDKKLQPTQDQIKTLSPKQKDENHIEMRTKIIILWLFLGLGWIVHHIYGLFNIYYNETLIIENATGAVPVAHHIYRILFEGLCLLFALLTIEISKNWFKWTAFVWAIIAGLYNVYHFVEAILFERSNISEIFTLLLVSVASVFLVKNLYLWIKE; encoded by the coding sequence ATGAGCAACAGAAACTACAATGTATTCTTTAATACCCATACAGTAAGCGGTATTGTAATAAGCGTTGCTTTATATATTATCTTTTTTGCTGGTGCATTTTCATTATTTAAAGAAGAAATAGGTCTTTGGCAAGAAGGAACAGCAGAAAGTCATACAGAAAGAAAAAATATTGATTACGATAATATTTTTAAAATTTTAGAAAAAAACTATGCACTCACAGGACGGGATCTACAATTAAATCTCAATGAAAAAAGTGATAAAATACATATTTTACTAAGCAAGAGTAAAGATGCTTTAGCGTCTGACAAAGTCAATAAAAAAGAGTATTTCTCCGTAGATATAAAATCTGCAGACACCAAAGGATATGTTGAAAGTTATAGCTTAGGTGAGTTTATATATCGCTTACATTTATTTGCCCAGTTTCCGTACATAGGCATATATCTTGCTGGTTTTGTATCACTATTTTTTTTGTTCGCCATAGCTACGGGAGTTATAGTACATTGGAAAAAAATAATAGCTAACTTCTACACATTTAATCCGAAGAATGCTTTAAAACGTGTCTGGACAGATGCACACACAGCACTTGGTGTTATCGGTTTACCTTTTCAATTTATGTTTGCTGTAACAGGCGCATACTTTTGTTTAAGTATTTTGGTATTAGTGCCTGCAAATTTTTTGTATGGAGGAGACCAAGGTCAATTAATGGCAGATCTAAGACCAGAACGTAAAACTTATGAATGGGTTGCCAAGTCTGAAAAAGAAATGCCCAGTTTTAATGCTTTTGCTCAAACAACAGCCAATAGATGGGAGGATTTTCATTTAACCACAGGTTTTGTTAGAAATTATGGTGGTACAAATATGAAATACGTTATCACTGGCCAACTAACAGATAATAAAAGTTTTACAGGTACTGGTCGCATTGTATATAACGCCTACTCTGGTGACATTGAAGAAGAAAGAGATCCTCATAATTTAGTCTATTCAGAAGATATACAGCGCGTCATTAGTAGATTACATTTTGGTGATTTTGGAGGACTTCCAATGAAGTTTATCTACTTCATTTTATCACTAATTACTTGTTTTGTTATCGTTACAGGTGTCTTAATTTATGTGGAAGCACGTAACAAAAAAAGCAATACTTTAAAGCAAAGGCGGTATACAACTAAAGTTGGACATATTTATATGGCAATATGCCTGTCTATGTTCCCCGTAACTGCACTAGCTTTTTTATTCGTAAAAATCACTAACACCTATTTTGTAAATAAACAAACCGCCATCTATAGTTTTTTCTTTGTGCTTTGGCTCCTTGCTATTCTATATTTTAGGTTTAAAAGAGATAATTACTACACCAACAAAGTAACCTTATTATCAGGTGCAATTCTTGGACTATTAATTCCAATTACTAGTGGTATTGTTTCCAATAATTGGATTTGGACGACTTATAAAAATAATCAATTCGAAATCCTTTCAGTAGATATACTTTGGATCCTATTATCCATAACAGCCTTTCTAGTTTACTTAAAAATCAAACCGTCTATTAAAGACAAAAGTGCTTCTAGTAAAAACCCTATTGATTACAAAAACATTAAAGCTCTAAAAGCCGAAGACGACAAGAAATTACAACCCACACAAGATCAAATAAAAACACTATCACCAAAACAAAAAGACGAAAATCACATAGAAATGAGAACAAAAATTATTATTCTTTGGCTATTTTTAGGATTAGGATGGATCGTACATCATATATATGGCCTTTTCAATATCTATTACAACGAAACCTTAATTATCGAAAACGCAACAGGTGCTGTACCTGTGGCCCATCATATTTACAGAATCCTATTTGAAGGCTTATGTTTACTTTTTGCACTACTTACAATTGAAATCTCCAAAAATTGGTTTAAGTGGACGGCTTTTGTATGGGCTATAATTGCAGGTTTATATAATGTCTATCATTTTGTAGAAGCCATACTTTTTGAACGTTCCAATATTTCAGAAATTTTCACACTATTACTAGTATCCGTAGCAAGTGTTTTCTTGGTAAAGAATTTATATTTATGGATAAAGGAATAA
- a CDS encoding YicC/YloC family endoribonuclease produces the protein MIYSMTGYGKSVLQLPTKKITIELKSLNSKNLDLNARMPSIYREKELDLRKLMAKQLERGKVDFSIYVETTADDTSTQINAPVVKQYMQQLKAVYNDGNDIELLKMAVRFPDALNTVREEIDNTEWAQIEAEITVALNSLKDYRLNEGKVLEQDFNDRIKNIAALLAQVIAMDPDRIEGVKERLRKGVEELKEKYDENRFEQELVYYIEKFDITEEKVRLDNHLNYFIESINSTDSNGKKLGFIAQEIGREVNTIGSKSNYAPMQQLVVQMKDELEKIKEQLLNVL, from the coding sequence ATGATTTATTCAATGACAGGTTATGGCAAATCTGTATTACAATTGCCAACAAAGAAGATAACTATAGAGTTAAAATCGCTTAACAGTAAAAACCTAGATTTGAATGCACGCATGCCTTCAATTTACAGAGAAAAAGAACTAGACTTACGTAAGCTAATGGCTAAGCAATTAGAACGTGGTAAAGTAGACTTCTCTATATACGTAGAAACAACTGCAGATGATACCTCAACACAAATAAATGCCCCAGTTGTTAAGCAATACATGCAACAACTAAAGGCTGTTTATAATGATGGTAATGATATCGAATTACTAAAAATGGCGGTTCGTTTTCCTGATGCTTTAAATACCGTTAGAGAAGAAATTGACAATACAGAGTGGGCACAAATTGAAGCCGAAATAACAGTCGCTTTAAATAGCTTAAAAGACTACAGACTAAACGAAGGTAAAGTCCTAGAACAAGATTTTAACGATCGTATAAAAAATATAGCAGCGCTATTAGCGCAAGTTATCGCTATGGATCCTGACCGTATTGAAGGTGTGAAAGAGCGTTTAAGAAAAGGCGTTGAAGAACTAAAAGAGAAGTATGACGAAAACCGTTTTGAACAAGAACTGGTCTACTATATCGAAAAATTTGACATTACTGAAGAAAAAGTACGTTTGGACAATCACTTAAACTACTTTATAGAAAGCATAAACAGTACAGATTCTAACGGAAAAAAATTAGGATTTATCGCACAAGAAATTGGACGAGAAGTTAATACTATTGGGTCAAAAAGTAATTATGCACCAATGCAACAATTGGTTGTACAAATGAAAGACGAATTAGAAAAAATTAAGGAACAATTATTAAACGTCCTTTAA
- the nadD gene encoding nicotinate (nicotinamide) nucleotide adenylyltransferase, whose product MKIGLYFGSFNPIHIGHLIIANQMVENSDLDQIWFVVTPHNPFKKKSSLLDNYQRLEMVYLATKDYDTLKESDIEFNLPQPNYTVNTLAYLTEKYPDKDFSLIMGEDNLKSFHKWKNYQVILDNHHIYVYPRISTGTIETQFDNHPKIHSVEAPIMEISSTLLRNSIKAGKNIKPLLPEHVWAYLDEMNFYR is encoded by the coding sequence ATGAAAATAGGCTTATACTTTGGATCTTTTAACCCAATACACATTGGGCATTTAATAATTGCTAACCAAATGGTAGAAAATAGCGATTTGGATCAAATTTGGTTTGTGGTAACGCCACACAACCCATTTAAAAAGAAAAGCTCGTTGTTAGATAACTACCAACGCTTAGAAATGGTATATCTAGCCACTAAAGACTACGACACGCTTAAAGAGAGTGATATCGAGTTTAACTTACCTCAACCCAATTACACCGTTAATACCTTAGCGTATTTAACAGAAAAGTATCCTGACAAGGATTTTTCTTTAATTATGGGAGAAGACAACTTGAAAAGCTTTCATAAATGGAAAAACTATCAAGTGATTCTAGACAACCATCATATTTACGTCTATCCAAGAATAAGTACTGGCACAATAGAAACCCAATTTGATAACCACCCTAAAATACATTCTGTTGAAGCACCAATCATGGAAATATCTTCAACCTTACTACGTAATAGTATTAAAGCCGGTAAAAACATCAAACCATTATTACCAGAACATGTCTGGGCATATTTGGATGAGATGAATTTTTATAGGTAG
- the gmk gene encoding guanylate kinase, with the protein MTEHTKKQGKLIVFSAPSGSGKTTIVRHLLKQDQLNLAFSISATSREKRGTEENAKDYYFLSASDFKQHIKHDDFLEWEEVYRDNFYGTLKTEVERIWALGKNVIFDIDVSGGLRIKRKFPEETIAIFVKPPSIDELKIRLKKRKTETDDKINMRISKASAELATAPLFDVIIENDNLDKALQEAEHLVSDFIKK; encoded by the coding sequence TTGACTGAACACACTAAAAAACAAGGTAAACTAATCGTATTTTCAGCACCTTCAGGTTCTGGAAAAACAACCATAGTAAGACACTTACTAAAACAAGACCAACTAAACTTAGCCTTTTCTATCTCTGCCACCTCTAGAGAGAAACGCGGTACAGAAGAAAACGCAAAAGACTACTACTTTTTATCTGCTTCAGACTTTAAGCAGCACATCAAACACGACGACTTTTTAGAATGGGAAGAAGTGTACAGAGATAACTTTTACGGGACTTTGAAAACAGAAGTCGAACGCATTTGGGCTTTAGGTAAAAACGTAATTTTTGATATTGATGTTTCTGGAGGCTTACGTATTAAGCGTAAATTTCCAGAAGAAACCATTGCCATTTTTGTTAAGCCACCAAGTATTGACGAGCTTAAAATACGTTTAAAAAAGCGCAAGACAGAAACTGACGACAAGATAAACATGCGTATTAGTAAAGCCAGTGCAGAACTTGCCACTGCCCCTTTATTTGATGTTATTATAGAAAATGATAATCTTGACAAAGCATTACAAGAAGCAGAACATTTAGTTAGCGATTTTATTAAAAAATAA
- a CDS encoding AAA family ATPase, translating to MIKRVNKIEKFGVFKDYKRTGNIEDFKKLNIIYGWNYSGKTTLSRIIGCFNENQISTDYNQANFEILDNNSKSFNKDNLADYTNPVRVFNSDFLKNNLKWDGETFNPVLLLGEESIEKEKEIEELSKKVDRLISINGKLKNISSSLKSSIENGLTTKASFITAKLGIVESFTKVQLRPIFNQIKDSYATYKLSSSQIAEYIISAKMSESDKKNDIQLVNVNLNFSDIYSKTTKLLSETPAFSKTIDFLLENPNISEWVEKGVDLHSEKQNCLYCHNEISETRKNDLLAHFSEDLKKHKGDLNKLLEILEESKISIKKLDSRDFYSSLNIEPKSINLQITEKVNNYNNQIELLKDKVNSKLTNTFTPIIDFSEITNLSDSISTLVIEINEKYNLNNQYTLEFNKKKSDALKKLKQHYASELIKSLNLKYKESKITTYNNRFSSFELKINEFNTNIKLIEAEISNAQKGREKINEFIHSFLGREEINIEVINENGNEFFTLKRNDDIAKNLSEGEKTAIAFSFFLTKLLEVPNFETSIIYIDDPISSLDSNHIFQVNALIKDFFFKDEENGPNSLKCLQLFLSTHNFEFFNLLRELPLGKRDTEYYFIRRIAESESGLYRLPKAIRDYKSEYHYLFNELYKFHNSANKEDYEALMNIPNSMRRFVELYSYSKIPGNYNSKVDERTDKIFGIEKSKRIMKVLHYFSHSNSINRMMVNSDLLCDIEFAVSDLITELEKDTLHYEELCKSIE from the coding sequence ATGATAAAAAGAGTTAATAAAATTGAAAAATTTGGTGTTTTTAAAGACTACAAAAGAACTGGAAACATAGAAGACTTTAAGAAGTTAAATATCATATATGGATGGAATTATTCAGGAAAAACTACCTTATCAAGAATAATTGGTTGTTTTAATGAAAACCAAATCTCTACGGATTATAATCAAGCAAATTTTGAGATTTTAGATAACAACTCTAAATCATTTAATAAAGACAATTTAGCTGATTATACAAACCCAGTAAGAGTTTTCAATTCTGATTTTCTTAAAAATAATCTAAAATGGGATGGAGAAACCTTTAACCCTGTTTTACTTCTTGGAGAAGAATCAATTGAAAAAGAAAAGGAAATTGAAGAACTATCAAAAAAAGTTGACCGTTTAATAAGTATAAATGGAAAACTTAAAAACATTTCAAGTTCTTTAAAAAGCAGTATTGAAAATGGTTTAACTACAAAAGCTTCGTTTATAACAGCAAAATTAGGTATTGTTGAGTCTTTTACAAAAGTACAATTAAGACCTATTTTTAATCAAATTAAAGATAGTTACGCTACCTACAAATTAAGTTCTAGTCAAATAGCTGAGTACATAATTAGTGCTAAAATGTCTGAAAGTGATAAGAAAAATGATATACAACTAGTAAACGTTAACTTAAATTTTTCAGATATATATAGTAAAACTACTAAATTACTTTCTGAGACACCAGCCTTTTCTAAAACTATTGATTTTTTATTAGAGAATCCAAATATTTCAGAATGGGTAGAAAAAGGAGTTGATTTACATAGCGAAAAACAAAATTGCTTATACTGTCATAATGAAATTTCAGAGACAAGAAAAAATGACCTTTTAGCACATTTTTCAGAAGACTTAAAGAAACACAAAGGTGATTTAAATAAATTACTTGAGATATTGGAAGAATCTAAAATTAGTATTAAAAAACTTGACTCAAGGGATTTTTATTCTTCATTAAATATAGAACCTAAATCTATAAATTTACAGATTACGGAGAAAGTAAATAATTATAATAACCAAATTGAGTTGTTAAAAGATAAAGTCAATTCAAAACTGACTAACACTTTTACACCCATAATTGATTTTTCAGAAATTACAAATTTGTCTGATTCAATCTCTACACTTGTAATCGAAATCAATGAAAAATATAATTTAAACAACCAATACACATTAGAGTTTAATAAAAAGAAGTCTGATGCATTAAAAAAACTAAAACAACATTATGCATCAGAATTAATTAAAAGTTTAAACCTTAAATATAAAGAGTCTAAAATCACAACTTATAACAATAGGTTTTCATCTTTTGAATTAAAAATAAATGAATTCAATACTAATATTAAACTAATAGAAGCCGAAATAAGTAATGCTCAAAAAGGTCGAGAAAAAATAAATGAATTCATTCATTCCTTTTTAGGTCGTGAAGAAATAAATATCGAAGTTATTAATGAAAATGGCAATGAATTTTTTACACTAAAACGTAATGATGACATTGCTAAAAACTTAAGTGAAGGAGAGAAAACTGCAATCGCTTTTTCTTTTTTTTTAACTAAATTATTAGAAGTTCCTAATTTTGAAACTTCTATTATTTATATAGATGACCCCATTTCAAGCTTAGATAGCAACCATATTTTTCAGGTAAATGCTTTAATTAAAGACTTTTTCTTTAAGGATGAGGAAAATGGACCAAATAGTTTAAAATGTTTACAGTTATTCCTCTCAACTCATAATTTTGAATTTTTTAATCTACTAAGAGAACTACCATTAGGTAAAAGAGATACTGAATATTATTTTATAAGAAGGATTGCAGAAAGTGAATCAGGTCTTTACAGGTTACCAAAAGCAATAAGAGATTATAAGTCCGAATATCATTATTTATTTAACGAATTATACAAGTTTCATAATTCTGCTAATAAAGAAGATTATGAGGCTTTAATGAATATACCAAACTCTATGAGACGTTTTGTAGAATTATATTCATATTCTAAGATTCCAGGAAATTATAACTCTAAAGTTGATGAAAGAACAGACAAAATATTTGGAATCGAAAAATCAAAAAGGATAATGAAAGTTTTACATTATTTCAGTCATTCAAACAGTATAAATAGAATGATGGTAAATAGTGATTTATTATGTGACATTGAGTTTGCTGTTTCTGATTTAATTACAGAACTTGAAAAGGATACTTTGCATTACGAAGAACTATGTAAGTCTATAGAATAA